DNA sequence from the Sinomonas terrae genome:
GGGTCCGCCGCCCTGAGGTGCGGCAGCGCACGGCTGCGCTGACCGCGGCGGACTTCTCCCGCTCCGACTACGCAGTCCGTGCCGCGACGCAGGACGCGGAGCTGCACCTGCCGCCGCTGCCGACGACGACGATCGGCTCGTTCCCGCAGACCTCGGAGGTTCGCGGGGCCCGCGCCCGCCTGAACAAGGGAGCCATCGACGCGGCCGAGTACGAGCGGCTCATGAAGGACGAGATCAAGCGCGTCATCGACCTCCAGGAGGAGCTCGGCTTCGACGTGCTCGTGCACGGCGAGCCCGAGCGCAACGACATGGTCCAGTACTTCGCCGAGAACCTCGACGGCTTCGACGTCACGGTCCACGGCTGGGTCCAGTCGTACGGCTCGCGCTGCACGCGCCCATCGATCCTGTGGGGCGACGTCTCCCGCCCGGCCCCCATCACCGTGCCGTGGGCCGAGTATGCGCAGTCGCTCACGGAGAAGCCGCTCAAGGGCATGCTCACCGGGCCGGTGACCATTCTTGCGTGGTCCTTCGTGCGTGATGACCAGCCTCTCGCGGAGACCGCCAACCAGGTCGCCCTCGCGCTCCGCGACGAGATCGCGGACCTCGAGACCGCCGGCATCAAGGTCATCCAGGTCGACGAGCCGGCGCTGCGCGAGCTGCTCCCGCTCCGCCGCGCAGACCAGCCGGCCTACCTCGACTGGTCGGTGAAGTCGTTCCGTCTTGCGACCGCGGGCGCCGCAGATGCGACCCAGATCCACACGCACCTGTGCTACTCGGAGTTCGGCGTGATCATCGACGCGATCGACGGCCTCGACGCTGACGTGACCTCGATCGAGGCCGCTCGCTCCCGGATGGAGGTCGTCAACGACCTCGAGACGCACGGCTTCGGCCGCGGCGTCGGCCCGGGCGTCTACGACATCCACTCGCCGCGCGTCCCGTCGCAGGAGGAGATCGAGGAGCTGCTCAAGACGGCGGTCGCCCACGTGCCGTCGCGCCAGCTCTGGGTGAACCCGGACTGCGGCCTCAAGACCCGCGGCTACGCGGAGACCGAGGCCTCCCTGCGGAACCTCGTGGAGGCTGCGAAGGCTGCGCGCGGAGTGCTCGCCGCGAAGGCCTAAGTGACCACTCGTCTGTAGAAAGCTGGCCACTCGTCTGTAGAAAGCCGGCCACTCGTCGGAAGACGAGTGGCCAGCTCTTTTGCGTCGAGTGGCCAGGTGGCTAATCCCACTCGACTTCGTCGTCGACGACGCCGTCCTCGTCGGCAGCCGCGAGGAGCACCTCGTCAGTGAAGCCCTCGCCGAGGGTGAAGCCAAGCACGAAATACCGCTCCGGCTGGCCCGGGAAGATCCCGACCTTGGTGAGCCGCAGCGCCTGGACGAACCGTTCGCCGTCGACCTCGTCCTGTGAAGTGACCCCGAAAAGCTCCCGGACCCTTCCGTCGCTCAGGTTCTGGCAATGGAAGTGCCGGTATTCGACGGCCGGGGAATCGTCGTCCTGGAGGTCGAGGACGATGCGTTCGCGAGCCGCGTCGATGAGTTCGGGGAGGAAGCGCAGCCGGTAGTCCACCTTGTGGAGGCAC
Encoded proteins:
- a CDS encoding DUF2004 domain-containing protein, whose translation is METAVSRHFGEIALTPVGQRIISGLYEHDGVPIPLDLSIGEHDRIDEACLHKVDYRLRFLPELIDAARERIVLDLQDDDSPAVEYRHFHCQNLSDGRVRELFGVTSQDEVDGERFVQALRLTKVGIFPGQPERYFVLGFTLGEGFTDEVLLAAADEDGVVDDEVEWD